The sequence CCTGCTCTTCGCGGGCGGCTCCATCCAGGCGGACAACCTCCTCTTCCACGGAGAGCTGGTCGCGTTGGAAGGCCTCAGCCTGCGCGGCGCGGCCTGGACCTACTACAATGATTACTCCACCTACGCCGACACACTGACGGCCCGCGCGGTGGTGGCGGACGACCGCGCGGACGCCGTGGACCGGATCCACGCGGACACGCACCTCCAAGGTCACTCCCAAGTCATCGCCGCGGCGCTGGAGCAGTTGCTGCACCCCGAGGCGTGGGACAGGTACCAGGAGGGCGCCTACCCCGCGCTGGCGAAGCACCTGCGCCAGGGCCAGCCGCTGCTGCGCGATTCGCCTCCGCGACGCAAGTAATTGCCCAGGGCACCTGGGAAGTCCTTCTTCACGAAATGCGACCCCGGCATCTTCGTAGCGTCTTTCCAAGACAGGAGGCATTTCCCATATGACGCGTTTCTTTGGTCGTCCCCTGGTGCTCGCCTGCGCGCTGGCCCTGGGGCTGCAAGCGTGTGGCGGCAGTGAGCTTCCCTCGGAGGCGGCCACCCCGAGCGCGCCGGAAGTCCGGGCGCAATCCCTTGCACAGGACACGGCGCCGGACATCCTGGCCCAGTTGCAGGCGATTCCCGGCCTCACGGTGGTGCAGGAGCGGCCGGTGCCGGTGCCGGGCATCCGGTTCTTCGTGATGCGCTATGACCAGCCGGCGGACCACCTGCACCCGAACGGCACGCGCTTCCAGCAGCGGCTGACGCTGCTCTACCGGAGCGCGGAGGCCCCCACGGTGCTGGCCAGCACCGGCTATGGCATTGGCACGTCCCCCGGCCAGTGGGAGCCCACCTACCTGGTGCAGGGCAACCAGCTGACGGTGGAGCACCGCTTCTTCACGCCCTCCATCCCGCAGCCCGCGAACTGGAGGCTGCTCAGCATCGAGCAGGCGGCGGCGGACCACCACCGCATCGTCCAGGCGTTCAAGCCGCTCTTCCCCGGCAAGTGGATCAGCACCGGCGGCAGCAAGGGCGGCATGACGTCGCTCTACCACCGGGCGTTCTTCCCGCGCGACGTGGACGCCACGGTGGCCTACGTGGCGCCCAACAGCTACGGCACGCAGGACCCTCGCTACGTGAAGTTCCTGAGCAAGCTGGGCACGCCCGCGTGCCGTGAGAGCATCAAGACCTTCCAGCGCGAGGTGCTGGAGCGGCGCGCGGAGGTGGAGCCGCTCTTCCAGGCGACGGGCGCGGCGTATGGCCGGACCTATGACTTCCTGGGCGTGGACAAGGCGCTGGAGTTCACCACCCTCGAGTTCGCCTTCGCCTTCTGGCAGTACGGCGACGCGTCGCTGTGCGACGTGATTCCCCCGAAGGGTGGCTCCGCGCAGGCGCTGGTGGACACGCTGGATACGGTCGTGGGCATCACGTACATGAGCGACGCCGACCTGGACTACTACGCGCCCTACGACTTCCAGGCCGCGACGCAGCTGGGCAGCTACGCGTCCGAAGAGAGCCACCTGCGCGGCGTCCAGCACTATCCCCGGGGCTATGACCCGCGGGCGCTCGTGCCCTTCGACATGCGGCCGTACCCCTTCAACCCGTTCGCCATGCCGCTCGTGGAGGGCTGGGTGAAGGCGTTCGGCGAGCGCATCCTGCTGGTCTACGGAGAGAACGACCCGTGGTCCACGGGCGCGTTCAGCGTGAGCGCGCGCAATGACTCGTACCGGTTCTTCGAGCCGGGCGGCAACCACGGCGCCAGCATCACCGGACTGCCGGAGGCGGACCAGGCCGTGGCGCTGGAGCGGCTGCGCACCTGGGCCGGACTGCCCGCGGAGGACACCGCGTCCCTGGGCCTGCGCGCCCGGAGCGCGAAGGCCGCGGAGCTGCCCATCACCACGGGCGTGGTGGACCGCCGCCACGGCCCGCCGCGCGACTGACCTTCAGGCCCTTTCGGCCGTCACCTCGCGGGCCACGTCGAGGAAGGCGCGGAACGCGGGGGACACCTGGGCGCGGCTGGGGAAGTAGAGGAACAACCCCTCTTCCCACGCCGCGTACGGTTCCAGGACGAGTCTCAAGGTGCCGCGATTCAAGCGCGGCACGAGGGTGGGCTCAAAGGCATACATGAGGGCCACGCCCGCCTCCGCCATCTCCATCAGCACCCCTTCGTGGGTGGCGAGCACGGGCCCCCGCACCGGGATGCGCCACGTCTTCTTGCCGCGCTCCAGCTCCCACGCGTAGCGGGCTCCCGTGGAAGGCAGGCGGATGTTCAGGCAGTCATGGTCCAGCAGGTCCTCCGGGCGCTGCGGAGTGCCCTTGCGCTTGAGGTACGCGGGAGACCCGGCCACCACGTAGCGGAAGCGCTTCGACAGGCGGACCTGCACCATGTCCCGCTCGACGGCCTCGAACGGGCGGATGCCCGCGTCCAGGCCCTCCGCCACGACATCCACCAGCCGGTCCTCGATGCGCAGGTCCACCTCCACCTGGGGGTGGCGCTGGGCGAAGCGCAGCAGGATGGGCGTGACGACGGTGGACAGGGAGATGGTGGGCACGGACAGCCGCACGCGGCCCGTCACCTCACCCGCGCTGGCGGCGGCCGCCTCCAGGGCCTCCAGGGCCTGGTCCACGGAAGGACCGGCGCGCTCCAGCAGCCGCTGCCCCGCGTCCGTCAGCGCCACGCTGCGAGTCGTCCGGGTGAGCAGCGGCACGCCCAGCCGCGCCTCCAGCTGGCGCACCTGCTGGCTGAGCGCGGACGACGAGATGCCCAGCTCCACGGCCGCCGCCGCGAAGCTGCGCCGGCGTCCCACGGCGAGGAAGGCGTTCAGGGCATTGAGGGGAGTGGAGGCCATTCGGAAGTTTTCCGACATGCCGCGTGCGAATTCCATCCGTTTCGTGAGGAGGGCTTCCAGCGCATGTTTCCGGGCGTCACGCGACACCACCCCAGGAGCACTGCCCATGATTCCCGCTCGCGGCTACGCGGCCCCCGACGCCCGGTCCCCCCTCGCCCCCTTCTCCTTCGAGCGCCGCGAGCCCGGCCCTCGGGACGTGCAGCTGGAGATCCTCTACTGCGGCGTCTGCCACACGGACCTGCACATGGCCCGCAACGACTGGGGCTTCTCGCCGTACCCGCTGGTGCCGGGACACGAAATCGTGGGCCGCGTGGTGCGAGTGGGCCGAGACGTGAAGAAGTTCCAGCCGGGAGACCTGGCGGGCGTGGGCACGATGGTGGACTCGTGCCGAGCCTGCGCGGACTGCCAGGATGGGTACGAGCAGTACTGCAAGGTCCGAGGCGTGCTGACCTACGGCAGCCCGGAGCCGGAGGCGAAGTCCTTCACGCAGGGCGGGTACGCGGACAGCGTCGTGGTGGACGAGCACTTCGCGCTGAAGGTGCCCGCGAACCTGGACCCCGCGGCGGTGGCGCCGCTCCTGTGCGCGGGCATCACCACGTATTCACCGTTGCGGCACTGGAAGGTGGGGCCCGGTCAGAAGGTCGGAGTGGTGGGCCTGGGCGGGCTGGGGCACCTGGGCGTGAAGTTCGCGCTCGCGATGGGCGCGCACGTCACCGTGTTCAGCCACACCGACCGAAAGAAGCAGGACGCGCTGCGGCTGGGCGCGCACGAGGTGGTGGTGTCGTCGAGGCCAGAGGAGATGGCGGCGAAGGCGAACTCACTCGACTTCATCCTCGACACGGTCTCCGCGCCCCACGACGTCAACGCCTACCTGGGGCTGCTGCGGCGCGACGGGCACCTGGTGCTGGTGGGCTTCCCGGCGAAGCCGCTGGAGGTGGCCCCCGTCGCGCTGCTCTCCCGCCGCGCCAGCTTCTCCGGCTCCGGCACCGGCGGCCTGCCGGAGACGCAGGCGATGCTCGACTTCTGCGGCGAGCACGGCATCGTCTCCGACATCGAGCGCATTCCCATCCAGGCCATCAACGAAGCGTTCACGCGGTTGGAGCAGGGCGACGTGAGGTACCGCTTCGTCATCGACCTCCAGAGCCTGAAGTAGCGGCGGCATGCCGGAGGAGCCTTCGCCACTCACTTCGTCGTTGCGCACGGCCCCGTGGGCCTGGGGAGAACCGGTGTCCCAATCCGTCCGGCGGTCCCGTTCCGCGCATTCCCGTTCGGGCTCGCAGGAATCGGACTGAGAGGCTGCCGCGAAGCTGCCCGTCTCAATCGACGCGGTGGCTGACACGGGAGCACCGAGGTTGCACTCCTGAGCCTCAAGCGCCTCTGGAGACGCATCCTCCCGGGGAACAGGGGCGAACTGATCGAGCACCCGCTCATCACACGCCTTCAGCAACGCCGGCAGCTGATGCTGAAGCGCCTGCATGTCGCGCTCGCCCAGGGCATGCATCGCGCAACCAGCCCATTCGCCCAGCGGCTCGCCACCCATGAAAGGCAGCAGCGAGGCCGCAATGCCCCTGAAGGCTCGTTGCAGCGACTGGATGAGGAGCAGATGCCCTGGACGCGCAGCCGCCTGGGCCGCCAGCCGCAGCAACTCGAACTCCAGTTGGGCGCAGCGCGCTCCGGGGTACCAGCGCGCCGCGTCCCGGAGCGCGTAGCAGATGTCCCCCAACCGGCCCACCTGCGACTCAGAGGCATTCGCGCAGCAGTCGGCCAGGAGCTCCACCAGCACCTGCCGCTTGAGGCTGAAGAAGCCCTCCAGGAGCCGACGGCACTCCTCGGAGCGCGCGGCATGCAGCGCCAGGCCCAGGTTCTCCAGCGTCAGGGACTCGTCCAGAGCCACCGCCCGCGCCTGGCGTCCGGGGCGCTGCACAATCAGGCCCCGCGCGGCCAACCGTCGCAAGGCCTCGCGCACCGTGCCCCGGCTCACCCCCAAGCGGCGAGCCATCATCCGCTCCGAGGGGAACAGCCCGTTCCTCGGCAGTCGCCTCAGCGAAATGTCCTGCTCGAGCTGCTCCTCGACGTACGCGACCAACCCCACCCGCACCATCCGCGCTCCCCTCCCCGCCCATGCTTCGCCCATCCAACCAGACGGGTCTGACATGGACGTGGGCGGACTGCCGGGACAGCCCAGCCCCCGGCGGCGTGGGCCGCGAACTGGTCCGACAGTCGGACCAGTTGGGCGAGGACGGCTCCGGCAGGCGGGGCCTCGCGGGCGACTTCGGGTCGCGGGGCGGAACGACGAACCTCTCGCGACCTTGCTGTCTAGGAAGGCGTTGCCCGCATGGCGAGCATCGGGCGGTACACAGCCCGGTAGGACCAGGCCAGGAAGAGTTCCGCGGCCAGGAGCATCACCGCCATGCCCAGGCCCGCGGGCGCGAGCAGGGCGTGCGTCAGGAAGATGTTCACGATGACCGGCGCGATGATGGCCAGCGCCAGCGGGACGAAGCGGTTGGCCAGCAGCAGGAGCCCCGCCACCGTCTCCGTGCCCTTCACCAGCCAGAACAGGAAGCCCGTCGCCTTCATCGCGATGCCGAAGGCCACCGCCGGGTCCGCCGGGTTCAGGTCCTTGGGCGTGGGGATGAACTCCAGGAACCCGTTCAGGCCGAAGACGAAGAACACCAGCCCCATGAACACGCGGGCCGCCGTCGGCAGGTGACGGGCGAACGACTTCTTCTTCGGGGTGGCCTCCACCCCAGGGGTGGAGGAGGAGAGGGCGGTGTCCATGGCGTACTCCGTGGCAGGTAAGAGCGCGGGGCTTCTAGCTCCACGTCGAATCAGGGGCCCATCAATCGACACACGCCCCTCTTTTTATCGGTGCGGCAGCCCGCCTACATGGCCGTACGCCCGGGCGCGCAGCCGGAGGATCTGGTACGTGGCGCCGCAGAGGAACAGGCCCAGCAGCGTCGCCAGGGCCGCCTGCACCAGCGGGGACTGGAGGCTGTCGGCCAGGGGCTTGTCGGCGGGCAGGCGGGTGAGCGTCTCGTTGATGCCCGGCACCAGCAGCACCATGAAGCTGGCGGAGTACGTGAGGGTCCGCACGTACTCCGTGGCGCGGCCGAACACGCCCAGGCCCGGAGCCGCCGTGCCCACCGCCATGAGCAGCAGCGCCAGCAGTCCCAATCCGTGGCCGGGGTTGAAGCCGCCCGTGCTCGACAGGCCGAACGACGTCACCACCGACGTCACCATGCTGGCGACGTATGCCTTGCCGACGCGAGTCCCCGGGTCGATGCGCCCGTCGCGCACGAAGGCCCAGGCGCCGAAGACGATGGGAGGCACGCTCACGAGCGTGTGGATGATGCCCAGGATGGACAGGGGGTTCGCCATGGAAGGACTCCGATGAGAGGGTTTGGAATTCAGGCCAGCAGGTATTCGCGGATCATCACGCGGGCGCGGTGCAAGCGGCTCTTCACCGCCGCGGGCTCCAGCGACAGGCGCTCGGCCATCTCTCGGATGGACAGCGCTTCGAAGTCGCGCAGCACGACGACCTCCAGGTACTGCGGCGGCAGCGACTCCAGCGCGGACGCCAGGTCCAGCCGCAACGAGTCCGGCGTGTGCGCGGACATCCACTGGTCCGCCAGCGCCTCCTCGTAGGGGTCCTGCTCCAGCACTGTGCGGGCCAAGCGGCGGCACTCGCGCTGGACGATGCGGAACATCCACCCGGAGAACGACGCCAGCTTGCGCACGGCGGCCAGGTGGCGGGACATCACCAGCAGGGCCTCCTGGACCGCGTCGTCCACGTCGCTGATGCGGCAGCGCTTCTGTGCATAGCGCCGCAGGTTCGGCTGGTGTACCTGGAGCAGGTGCACCATCGCGTCGCGGTCACCGGCGTGGGCCGCGAGCAGCAACGCGTCAGGGGTGCGTGTCGTATCCATTCGCAGGATAAGAGGCGGCCACGGGCCGAATGGATTCGCGGCCCTGCTGATTTTTCTCTGTCCGCGCCCAACCCCTGAAAACAACAGGAGTTTCAGCGCCAGAGGTTGGTGCGCGCCAGCTCCAGCACCTCGGTGGTGCGGCCGTTGAGCAGGGCCTTGATGCCGAACAGGGTGAAGCCCGCGGCCATGGACGCGGTGATGCGCGGGGGCATCACCAGCTCCGCCTTGCTGACCACGGCGTCCACCAGCACGGGCCCTGGCGTCGCGAGCGCCTGCTGGACGGCTTCGTCCACCTGCCCCGGGTCCTCCACGCGCAGGCCCTTCATGCCCAGCGCTTCCGCCAGCTTCGCGAAGTTCGTGGGGTGCATCGCGGTGCCCACGTCGAGCATGCCGCCCACCTGCTGCTCCATGGCCACGAAGCCCAGGGAGCTGTTGTTGAACACGACGATCTTGATGGGCAGCGACAGCTGCACCAGCGTGAGGACGTCCCCCATCAGCATCGTGAAGCCGCCGTCTCCGGAGAAGGAGACGACCTGCCGGTCCGGGAAGGCCTTCTGCGCGCCAATCGCCTGCGCGAGCGCGCTGGCCATGGAGCCGTGGTTGAAGGAGCCCACCAACCTCCGGCCGCCCTTCATGGTCGCGTAGCGCGCGGCCCACACCGTGGGCAGGCCCACGTCACAGGTGAAGATGGCGTCGTCGGATGCCTGGAGGTCGAACGCTCGAGCCACCTGCGGCGGGTGGATGGGCTTGCGGCCCACCGTGCCCTGTCCCAGTGAATCCAGCTCCTCGCGCGTCTTGCGGTAGTGCTCGAGCGCGCGATGCAGGTGCTTCGTGTCGCTCCGGGCCTCCAGCCGGGGCAGGAGCGCGTGGAGCGTCGGGGCCACGCTGCCCACGACGCCCAGGTCCACGCGCGTGCGCTTGCCGATGTTCTCCGGGCGCACGTCCACCTGGATGACGCGTGTGTCCTCGCGGTCCGGGTAGAACTGCCGGTAGGGGAAGTCCGTGCCCAGCATCACCAGCACGTCGCAGTCGATCATCGCCCAGTAGCCGGACGCGTAGCCGATGAGCCCCGTGAGCCCCACGAAGTGGGGGTTGTCCTTCTCCACGAACTCCTTGCCCCGGAGGGCGGAGACGACGGGCGCCTGGAGCCGCTTCGCCAGCTCCACCACCTGCGGTCCCGCGTCCTCGCAACCCGCGCCGCACAGGAGCGTCACGCGGCCCCCGGTGTTGAGCAGCGCGGCCATCTGCTCCAGCGACGTGTTGGAGGGCATCACCTGGGGCTCGGAGAGCCGCAGGGACTCCGGCGTGGGCGGGCGGGCCTCCTCCTCCTTCTGCTGCGCGATGTCGCCGGGAATCACCACCACGGACACCCCTCGCTTGCCCAGGGCGTTGCGCACGGCGATCTCCGCGGTGCGCTGCATCTGGTTGGAGGCGGAGATGAGTTCGCAGTAGTGGCTGCACTCGCGGAAGAGGTTCTCCGGGTGGGTCTCCTGGAAGTAGCCGGTGCCCAGCTCCACGGAGGGGATCTGCGCCGCGATGGCCAGCACCGGCACCCGGCTGCGGTGGCAGTCATAGAGGCCGTTGATGAGGTGGGTGTTGCCGGGGCCGCAGCTGCCCGCGCACACCGCGAGCTGTCCGGTGAGGTGCGCCTCCGCGCCGGCCGCGAAGGCGGCGGCCTCCTCGCTGCGCATGGAGACCCATTCGATGTCGCCGCGCTTGCGCAGCGCCTCGGTGATGGCGTTGAGGCTGTCGCCCACCACCCCGTAGATGCGCTTCACCCCCGCGAGCGCGAGGATTTCCACGAACTGGTCCGCCGCCGTCCTCTTCATCGTCCACTCCTGGCCCTGAGCGCCTTCACCCGCGGCGAAGATGTGCACCGTCCCACCGCCCTGCGACCGGCCGTGCGGCCGGGCCCCGCGCAAGGCTGGCTGCCCTGGGCGGGAGTGCCTCCACCATTCGCCGCGCTCCGCTCACCGTTCGCCGCGCCGTTCGCGTCACTGGCGGCATGGCCTCCGAGGGCAGGCTCCGGCCGCGACATCCTGGGCCCATGCGAAACCCCTTGCCGCTGTCCACCGCCGCCGCGCTGCTGCTGTTGGCCCTGCCCACCTCCGCCGCCGAGGACCCCGGCCGCGCCCACGTCCGTGCCGCCGCCGAGGCCATGGGCGGCGAGGCCCGGCTCCGGGCACTCACGGGCCTGCGCATCCGGGGCGTGGGCCACTGGAACCTGCTGGAGCAGTCCGAGCGTCCCTCGCCGCCCTTCCTCGTCATGTACGAGCAGTTCGACGAGGTGCGCGACCTGCGCCGGGGCCGCCTGCGTCAGCAGTCCGAAGGGCGCGGGATGGTGATGGACGAGTGGAGGCGCGTGACGATGCTGCTGGCCGACGGCGTGGCGGCGGCGGAGGTCGAAGGGAAGTGGCGGCCCATGGGCAGCGCGCAGCTCCAGGACCTGCAGGAGCGGCTGGCCTTCGCGCCGGAGCACGTGCTGCTCGCGGCCCTGGACGCGAAGGACCTGCGTGCCCAGGCGGACACCGTGGCGCAGGAGGTGCCCCACCACGTCGTCGCCTTCCACCTGGACCGCGCGAGCGTGCGCCTGTTCCTCAATGCCCGCACGGGCCTGCCCACGGCGGTGGAGACGGTGGACGCGCATCCGGAAGACATGTTCTGGAGCGTCTGGGGGGACGTGCGCACCGTGCTGTCCTTCCAGGCGTGGTCCCTGGAGTCCGGCGGCCTGCGCTATCCGCGCCACTGGGAGTGGGCGCGCAACGGTCAGCCCCATCACTCCATCACGGTGACGGCGGTGACGGTGGACCCGCCGCTCGCGGACGCGGACTTCGCCGTGGCGGAGGACGTGAAGCAGGGCTTCGAGGCGCGCCGCGCGAGGAAGCTGGACGACACGCCCGTGCTCCGTCCGGACGCGCCGCCCGTGGAGCTGGCGCCCGGCGTGGTGCAGCTGCCGGGCGCGTGGAACGTGGCGCTGGTGGCGCAGGACGACGGTGTGGTGGTGGTGGAGGGGCCGACCGCCTCGGGCTATTCCGTGCGCGTGATGGAGGAGGCCGCGAAGCGCTTCCCGGGACTGAAGGTGAAGGCCGTGGTGTCCACCAGTGACGCCTGGCCACACATCGGTGGGCTGCGGGAGTACGTGGCTCGGGGCATCCCTGTGTACGTGCTGGACCTGAACCGCGCGCTGGTGGAGCGGCTGGTGGCGTCGCCTCGCACGTTGGTGCCGGATGCGCTCGCGCGGAAGCCTCGTGCCGCGAAGCTCCAGGTCGTGGACGGGCGGCGGGTGCTGGGCAGCGGGAAGAACCGGCTGGAGCTCGTGCCGGTGCGCACGGAGACGGGGGAGCGGATGGTGTTCGCGTGGCTGCCGGAGCACCGGCTGCTCTACACGTCGGACCTGGTGCAGCCCCGCCCGGACGGCACGTTCTTCAACGTGCAGCAGGTGGACGAGACGGTGGAGGTGGCCACGCGCGAGAAGCTACCGGTGGCGCGCGTGTTCGGCATGCACCTGAAGCCCATGGATTGGAGCGCACTCACCACCGCCGTGGAGAAGACCCGCGTGCCGTGAGGGCGCCTGTCATCCATGAGGGAAACCTCCCGTCTGTCACGGTGGTCCAAACCTGTTCGACGGTCGGGCAGGTTTGTGCGGAGCGCCACCGCTAGGACAATCCCCGGAGGGCTCCTACCCACTCAATCCATATGGACCAAATTCAGGTCCGGACGCTTAAAGCTGAATTCACTACCGGCAATCTCGAGTGCGCATTTCTCGGCCGGCGTTTTGATAGCTGGAGCAGCAGTCGCTGGTAATCTTGACCTGGTGCTCCCATAAGGAACTGAAATTTGGGACGGCACAACCCTGCCGCCGAAACCTCCTTTACAATCCCCACCAGCGCCCAACTGCTCACGAATATTCGTGTTAAGGCGAGACCGCTTCTGCTGCTTCGGACCGCCGCGCGTCGTTACCAACTGTTGCGAGGTCCAAACCATGAACTGCCGATGAGCACTGTTGCGCATCATCAAGCACGCATAGCCCTTTCTGGAAGAACAGAGTCCCACGTAGACGTCTGTCAGGGCGAAGTCACATCCGACCGCCGTGGAGTGGAACTGACCCAACCGCGCAATCACTCACGCCTTTGGCAGAAGCTCCAAATGGTCATTCATACTTTGTCCCCATAATAGGGACCATTCAAACGAACCGACCAATCCCCCGCGAAACCAAACCCCTCCAACCCGCGCCGGCTCCGACGACCGCGGCCCTGTGGCCTCTTTGAGTCAACCGGCCGCTTCGCCCCGTAAGTCTTTGTCCTGAGCAGCCTAGAGGCCACCCACGTTCTTGCGGATCCGCTTGAGCTGCTTCACCAGTGGTCCCGCTCGGTCGAGCCACCGGGAAGGTAGTCATTCGCCGCCCTGCGGCGTGACAAGCGAACCCTATTGGCGAAAGGATGTCTTTCTTGAAACGCCTGCGGATTAGGCCCGGCTCATGGATTGATCCCGCAGGGCCCAACAAGTTCACCATGACAAGGACTAGTAATGCCTATTGCAAAGCGGTTCCCATGCTTCGTCACCGTGCTGCTGCTCTCCTTCACCGCATGCAATGCTGAACCAGAGGAATCTGGTTCACCCTTGAGCATCGCCCAGGACCTGCGCGATGACAGCGACCAGCCCAGCGTCCTTGGCACATGGTCGTACGCGGGCATAATGAAAGCGGGGCGCAACGGCTCAACCGCCACCCTGCTCCCCTCTGGCAAAGTGCTCGTCGTAGGGGGCGTGAATCCCACCTCAGGCCTGCTCGGTTCGGCGGAACTCTACGACCCAGCCACCAACTCCTGGTCCGCTGCCAGCCCCCTCCTTACGCCTCGCAGTGGCCACACCGCCACCCTGCTCGCTTCCGGCAAGGTTCTCATCGCCGCAGGGGGGGGCGGGCTGAATACCCACCTCTCCTCGGCGGAGCTGTATGACCCGGCTACCAACTCGTGGTCCGCTGCTGGCTCCTTGTATACAGGCCGCGGTAGTCACACCGCGACGCTGCTCGCCTCCGGCAAGGTGCTCGTCACGGGGGGGACCGATGGCACCA comes from Corallococcus macrosporus and encodes:
- a CDS encoding NAD(P)-dependent alcohol dehydrogenase yields the protein MIPARGYAAPDARSPLAPFSFERREPGPRDVQLEILYCGVCHTDLHMARNDWGFSPYPLVPGHEIVGRVVRVGRDVKKFQPGDLAGVGTMVDSCRACADCQDGYEQYCKVRGVLTYGSPEPEAKSFTQGGYADSVVVDEHFALKVPANLDPAAVAPLLCAGITTYSPLRHWKVGPGQKVGVVGLGGLGHLGVKFALAMGAHVTVFSHTDRKKQDALRLGAHEVVVSSRPEEMAAKANSLDFILDTVSAPHDVNAYLGLLRRDGHLVLVGFPAKPLEVAPVALLSRRASFSGSGTGGLPETQAMLDFCGEHGIVSDIERIPIQAINEAFTRLEQGDVRYRFVIDLQSLK
- a CDS encoding DoxX family membrane protein encodes the protein MDTALSSSTPGVEATPKKKSFARHLPTAARVFMGLVFFVFGLNGFLEFIPTPKDLNPADPAVAFGIAMKATGFLFWLVKGTETVAGLLLLANRFVPLALAIIAPVIVNIFLTHALLAPAGLGMAVMLLAAELFLAWSYRAVYRPMLAMRATPS
- a CDS encoding LysR family transcriptional regulator, with translation MASTPLNALNAFLAVGRRRSFAAAAVELGISSSALSQQVRQLEARLGVPLLTRTTRSVALTDAGQRLLERAGPSVDQALEALEAAAASAGEVTGRVRLSVPTISLSTVVTPILLRFAQRHPQVEVDLRIEDRLVDVVAEGLDAGIRPFEAVERDMVQVRLSKRFRYVVAGSPAYLKRKGTPQRPEDLLDHDCLNIRLPSTGARYAWELERGKKTWRIPVRGPVLATHEGVLMEMAEAGVALMYAFEPTLVPRLNRGTLRLVLEPYAAWEEGLFLYFPSRAQVSPAFRAFLDVAREVTAERA
- a CDS encoding S28 family serine protease, coding for MTRFFGRPLVLACALALGLQACGGSELPSEAATPSAPEVRAQSLAQDTAPDILAQLQAIPGLTVVQERPVPVPGIRFFVMRYDQPADHLHPNGTRFQQRLTLLYRSAEAPTVLASTGYGIGTSPGQWEPTYLVQGNQLTVEHRFFTPSIPQPANWRLLSIEQAAADHHRIVQAFKPLFPGKWISTGGSKGGMTSLYHRAFFPRDVDATVAYVAPNSYGTQDPRYVKFLSKLGTPACRESIKTFQREVLERRAEVEPLFQATGAAYGRTYDFLGVDKALEFTTLEFAFAFWQYGDASLCDVIPPKGGSAQALVDTLDTVVGITYMSDADLDYYAPYDFQAATQLGSYASEESHLRGVQHYPRGYDPRALVPFDMRPYPFNPFAMPLVEGWVKAFGERILLVYGENDPWSTGAFSVSARNDSYRFFEPGGNHGASITGLPEADQAVALERLRTWAGLPAEDTASLGLRARSAKAAELPITTGVVDRRHGPPRD
- a CDS encoding MBL fold metallo-hydrolase: MRNPLPLSTAAALLLLALPTSAAEDPGRAHVRAAAEAMGGEARLRALTGLRIRGVGHWNLLEQSERPSPPFLVMYEQFDEVRDLRRGRLRQQSEGRGMVMDEWRRVTMLLADGVAAAEVEGKWRPMGSAQLQDLQERLAFAPEHVLLAALDAKDLRAQADTVAQEVPHHVVAFHLDRASVRLFLNARTGLPTAVETVDAHPEDMFWSVWGDVRTVLSFQAWSLESGGLRYPRHWEWARNGQPHHSITVTAVTVDPPLADADFAVAEDVKQGFEARRARKLDDTPVLRPDAPPVELAPGVVQLPGAWNVALVAQDDGVVVVEGPTASGYSVRVMEEAAKRFPGLKVKAVVSTSDAWPHIGGLREYVARGIPVYVLDLNRALVERLVASPRTLVPDALARKPRAAKLQVVDGRRVLGSGKNRLELVPVRTETGERMVFAWLPEHRLLYTSDLVQPRPDGTFFNVQQVDETVEVATREKLPVARVFGMHLKPMDWSALTTAVEKTRVP
- the poxB gene encoding ubiquinone-dependent pyruvate dehydrogenase, whose protein sequence is MKRTAADQFVEILALAGVKRIYGVVGDSLNAITEALRKRGDIEWVSMRSEEAAAFAAGAEAHLTGQLAVCAGSCGPGNTHLINGLYDCHRSRVPVLAIAAQIPSVELGTGYFQETHPENLFRECSHYCELISASNQMQRTAEIAVRNALGKRGVSVVVIPGDIAQQKEEEARPPTPESLRLSEPQVMPSNTSLEQMAALLNTGGRVTLLCGAGCEDAGPQVVELAKRLQAPVVSALRGKEFVEKDNPHFVGLTGLIGYASGYWAMIDCDVLVMLGTDFPYRQFYPDREDTRVIQVDVRPENIGKRTRVDLGVVGSVAPTLHALLPRLEARSDTKHLHRALEHYRKTREELDSLGQGTVGRKPIHPPQVARAFDLQASDDAIFTCDVGLPTVWAARYATMKGGRRLVGSFNHGSMASALAQAIGAQKAFPDRQVVSFSGDGGFTMLMGDVLTLVQLSLPIKIVVFNNSSLGFVAMEQQVGGMLDVGTAMHPTNFAKLAEALGMKGLRVEDPGQVDEAVQQALATPGPVLVDAVVSKAELVMPPRITASMAAGFTLFGIKALLNGRTTEVLELARTNLWR
- a CDS encoding RNA polymerase sigma factor, producing the protein MDTTRTPDALLLAAHAGDRDAMVHLLQVHQPNLRRYAQKRCRISDVDDAVQEALLVMSRHLAAVRKLASFSGWMFRIVQRECRRLARTVLEQDPYEEALADQWMSAHTPDSLRLDLASALESLPPQYLEVVVLRDFEALSIREMAERLSLEPAAVKSRLHRARVMIREYLLA